GAAGTAAGCAGGAATTCAAGGGCTAGTAATTGGTCGTAATTGTAAGTGACAGTTTCACCAACAGGAAATGTTGATAAATTGCCCATTAGTAGTTATCAATAAACCAGTAGATTGATTATTtaattcatggaaaaaaaaattaccaaatatttatcaaattctacttctaaaatatgtttaagttcacatggcaaccatgTGAAATTCTACATCTGCTAAATGACAATCAGCTTCAGTATAATCTTTCCTTGCCTCAAATCATGTCAGTTGCTTTTCTCTAGGGGAAGGGCATGTTGATATTATGAATCAAGTTTGTGCCAAGAACAGCCCGAAAGAAGGTATTTATCACTAAGATGTTATACATACAGGAAGCATCGTGTTCAGCGGGTTTATATTCATAACCAATACTGTCCAAAATTCAATCATCCACCCTACGAAGACCTCAATTCAATTGAAAGAATTCGTACCAGCATCTACTGTGGAATTTGGTTTTGCAACAAGAAAGATTGCGATTGCCAGTGTTCTAATTTCTCCCCTTAAATGCCATGTAAGATTTAAGTCTTTTCTCCCAAAATAGTCTCTTCTTCAACACTTTCGTTTTGCGGGCAAATATGCAAATATAATCATCATCTAACATTTCATTTCGAAGGACCAAACAGAAacaataatttggaaaaaaagtggGTCGTAACCCTACGAAAAGCCTACAGTTTGCCACAGACACATTACCTTCAGCTTTGTCGAATGTTATCACTGCAGACCCTTGTTTATTCATTACAATTTCATCAACATCGCTTCCGCCATTCTTACTACGTTGAAAGTGAATAACAAGCTCTTGTGCCGTAGTTCCTTCTGGAATGCTTGTGACTCTTATGCTACGATTAGCTTTCGCAGTGTCAATCTGAATGTCTTCGTCCACCAAAGAAAGTGTTGTGCCACTGAATTTGGTGCTGTACGTTTTCTCAGCCATGCTCGTCCAAATTCTGATGAATATCGAGAACCTGAAGATCAACCACAACAATAGGCGATTTCTAGGAAACCGAAAGCGGAAGTCTTAAGGGGGGTTCCGAGAAATCCCTTGttattttgaatcattttaaagaagCTGTTGTATATTAGTGCGGGGACACAGCCGGGTAAAACGTCCCTTTTCAAAAAATCATCAGAGCTTTGGCAAGCTTTTGATGATAAGTTGGACTATCCTCGGAGACCCAAGGGCTGTGAGTCAGTTTCAAGTCAGAGCGGGAGGGCTTCTCCAGCCATTAAGTTGGATTAAAAGTCCATGGATATAAAACTCGGTCGACCACTTCCGTCTAAATCGACTTTGTACCAGGCTCCCTCATTCTCTTTCCAAGAACCGAAAGCTTCCTCGAAGGTTTCCATTCTTGAGTCAAGTTCATATGGGCTTGATTTTTCCAAAATGTCCCCCATTATCATTGACGTccgaagaaagaaaaatgaacttaatTTGCTGCTTATGAGCGAAGAAGAGGCGAAAAGGAGTATTGTGGTCTCAAAAATACCGACGACGACTTCGGCTGAGTCGGTCGTCATACATTTCCAGAAGGCAGGAAATGGCGGAGGAGAAATCGATCGTATACACGTTTCCAAGGATGGAATAGCCGTTATCACTTTCGAAAAAAGCGAAGGTTTgcgtaatttttctgttttaggTACACTATTGTTCGTGTCAACGTAAGGGGGGGAAAATTTTTGCCACTATGAAAATCTAATTCAATCCTCTATATAGTTTCATGCTCAGGCgaaagaaaacgagagaaaTGAGCAGACTCGGGAATTTAGCGTTATTGTATGAATCGAAATATTCAAAGTATCTGTATACAAGGGAGAAAAGTGATTGAAATGTAATTAAGTCAGGCTATAaaatggggggggggagtaTGCTAAAAATGATGCAGTGTCAGAAACACTGCTGTCAATAAACCTGCACTATTTTGTTTATAAAGTGTTTAGGTTTAATATCTGTGTCAACTTGAAATAACAGTTTTATTATAGTCCTTCATGTTGTGCAATCACCCAACAAAAAGTATGAGCTGTCCTCTTTTACATCTCTCTCACATTAAGTACACCATGATGCttgtggaataaaaaaaaccatttactttaaatCAGTAGAACTGCTTTGAATACATATGAGTGtacaaaattaagatcaagAGGACATAgaattatttgtttcaaaatccaATCCCATTTAATACTGCAGTTTCATTTATATAATTAGTAACAACTAAATCTGGAGATTTATGTTTTTAtgtcttgtcacaagtgtggaacaaaggaaaattctgaGACCCCATGAAGAATCGAAACCTGGAGTAACTTGATCTTTTTTGAAACATATTTGTTGTTTTAGTCTTGAAGAAGTCTTGCTTTTTACATAAtgtattgaaatattttaaaactgtgtgataaaatacttaaaaacaTGACATGGAAAGTATGTATTTTACATTCAACGTTGTACTTAATATGTAAAGTAAGGGAAGAAGAGAGAGTTGCATTCAATCATAAGACCTTTTGCAAAACCGCTAAAAAAACCCAGATAAAATGCCACCTACTGCTTTTCTGCAAGGTATAAACTGTTCCACTATAAGCTAATTGTgttattaattctcctttttttattgtttttttttataattactgtTATAACtatcataataataacaatttttttcatgcaCAGTCATGGCAACAGTGTTGCAGGAGTCCCACACAATTGAGGAATCATCACCACAGTTAAAGGTTTCCCGATTTGTTCCAGATTATCCAGTGGAGGTAAAAATGAATATCAGAGAGCGTGATGTGATCTTAGCCATAATTTGAAGAAAACTAAGACATACTTGTCTTAACCAAGTTAAAACCTGATATTTTCAAGCTCTTTTATTCTGGAATTTCTTCCTTTCAGTTCATTATCATCATCTACCTATCAAAATATGAATCATTTCAAAcagttgtgaattttttttctgtccaaaGTACTCCAATTTACTATTATAATCTTATATATTTCTTACCAATTACGTCACAGTATTCTAATTCTAGTGATTCTTACGATTCCTTTGAATTTCCATAGGTGTTTCAGAGGGTGAAGGCTCGTGTTGACTTCAGTAAGTTCAATATATCGCTCGAGACATCGCACAACGCACTGAAAGTCATGAAGAATAACGCAAAAGTTGAATGCAGTAGCAGGCCTGATTCTAAGGACCATTATCTCGTTGGAACGTTCGACCAAATTAACACCGCACACAATCTCCTTCGAGACATTTTGAAAGGAGGTTCCGAAGGACGTGTGGGGGAAAACCAACATGCCGATCGCAAGATAAACTTTTCAGAAACCTCTGAAATAGAAGCTGCCAATAATGATTTCGACAGTTTCGAGGTGCAGCCTCTAATCATGAAGCTTCTACATCGGGTTTATGAGACCAGACTTAAAGAGATAAAAGATGTACATGGCGTAAATATTATTTGGGAGGAAAATGCTAATCTAGTTCAGATATGCCCAGCCACAACAGCTAGTGAAACTTGCCATAAAGGAAGCGAGGAGTTCATAAGTCTTTATCAGGACTTATATCCAAAGACGCGCCGAGAGGAAATTGAATTAGAACCTTCCGATAGCAGGGAACTTGCCACCGAGGATATCCGTAATTTGGAAGCTGAAAATAATGTGGTTATTgagatgaaagaaaacaagttgGTCGTCTATGCGGAGGAAACAAACATTTCTGTTGCAGTGCAAACCTTGAAAAAAACCCTTGGACTGCTGCCAGGTAACCGTAAAGGTACAAGGCGCGGTCTGAGAAATACAAAGAGCAGAAGTTTCCAGAATACACCCTCAGCACAAGTACTCAGCCAAGATCTGATGAATGGAGTGAAGCTCTCCTTGTACCAAAGTGATATCACTGACGAAATCGTGGACGCTATTGTCAATGCAGCCAATGAGTGGCTTTCGCATGGTGGTGGTGTGGCAGCAGCGATAGTACGGAAAGGTGGCCGCATAATACAAGAAGAATCCGATGGAGTAATGGCACAGAGAAGTAGATGTCCACTGAGAGTAGGCGACGCCGTTCATACAGGGGCCGGCACCCTTCCTTGCAAATTTGTTATTCACACGGTTGGTCCAAGGTGGGATGATTTTGACAAAGACAGACGCGTTTCTCTTCTTCGCCTTGCGTGCATTAAAAGCCTCTGTCTTGCAGCACAATTGGAGCTCTGTTCAATTGCATTACCGCCCATCAGCTCTGGTATTTTTGGCATGCCAAAGGATATTTGCGCTCAAGTGATGTTTGCAGCAGTGGAAGAATTCAGCTGCAGCATTGAAGCCGAATTCAGTACTCTTCGTGAAATTCGCATCGTCATTATTGACGACGAAACAATCAATGTCTTTTACGAAGAGTTTTTGAAACGTTACACCTCTCAAGTGACGACTCAAACAAACACAGTACGCAACGAGGGAGAGCCACAGAGTCCCTCCAACATTAGCTCCAATGTCAACAAGCCGCCGTTGCCATCAGAAACAAGGAGCGAGGATTCACACGAAGGCCATGCGAAGGAAAATAACGAGGCTAAATTTCCACAGGGAGATCAACCGAACAAGGGCAACAGCCATCCATCTGACCAGATTTCGAAAGCCTTTGAAGAAGATAACAAGAGTGAATTACATACATCAACGGGCATCGAAGCACTAAACGTGGAAATTCCAACACATGGCGTTGACAGTGAACAAGGCTCAAAAACTccagaaatttcaaaagaagaaaGCGCAAACACCACATCGAAACCATCTATGGGTAAAGGAAAAAGCCATCTTGCAATTCGTTTTCCAGATAAACTAGgtgaaaaaggaaaaccaaaggCAGAAGCTGATACCTGGAACATTGAGCATGACACCAACGTCGGTAACGATAGTACTAATGCATTTTCATCTGGTATGGCTGTGACGGAAGAAGGCAAACGTCTTGGTGAGGCAGTTAGTGAGGCAGTCAGTGAGGATTCAAATGCCAATCATCCTTCACCAACGGACAAAGAAACAGGTAAAGAGGTAGACGAGTCTGGAAACCAAACTTTAACTCCTAGAAATCAAAGTGAGGAAGAAGAGCCACCTGCAAGACGTCCGAACTCAAACCAAGAGGAAATTTCTGGTTTTAAACTGAGTCACAATGGTAGCATGACAGACCCAAATAGAAATTGCGACGGATCCACTGAGGAATCATTGAGCGGTGGTAAACAACCCCAAAACGACGAGAATACGCATATCCACAGACCTGAAGACGAACAGCGCGACGCAGAAATGGACATGGAGGTTGAACAATCAATATCTGACGAAAAACAAAACGATGTAACCCAGCCACAAAATGCATTGGCATCTGGGCAATCGTTAGACATCAGTGGTCGACAAACAATACAAGAGAGACAAGATCCTGGGGGTGGTGATATCCACGCATCTGGCAGACGCGCTGGCCCAGGTAAGCAAACTACCATACTGAATAAAATCTTGAATGTTTTATAACATCAAATTGAGTGACCCAAAACCAAGCTGGGGGTAAGATAAGAACAATAAAAAGTTTagttacaacaatctgggtagcTTGCTAAGTTTGCTTCGTTGTCTCTTTATATCTTTTGGCAACGAATTTGGTTTTTCGTGTGACACGCCCAAACCACAACTTGTATCAACTTGTTATTTTCAATCTGCAGTTATTAAACATATCGCATATCTTTTTTCGTTACTTTAGATCCGGCATTACTCCTCAAGATGACTAAACAGCCTGACATGAGCTTTCGAGACTGCGCCCTATGTATGAATCAGCACCGAAATCCTGTTTACGGACGTCAATGTGGTCATTACTTTTGCAAAAACTGTATCAGCTGTGTTATTGAGAAGATAGGTATTTGTCCACAGTGTTCACAAGAGAAGCTGTTTCCTGGAAACCAGCCTGTTGGATACATGGCTTGGAGAACTGATTCACAACATTCGCTACCAGGTTACGAGGGGTGTGGAATCGTTGTCCTAACCTTTAACTTTCAAGGAGGAATTCAAGGTAGGATTGATTTAGAACTTTAtaatccttttaatttttttaagggtaGGTTTATTGCTAGCGATTATgttctatttatctattcatatACATATCCATAAATTATAATTTCTATTTATCATCATTGTTAGCGGGTTGTAGTTAACAGGTGAAGAGTCATGTGCAATAAATATACACTTgataaaccattattattattagtttttattattagtaatagttgtagtagtaTTACCTAGTAGTAGTGGCAATTATCCTATGCAGTGAAAACTTATTGGTGCATAAAAAGTGACTGGGTGATCAATCTGCCAAACAGAAATTCTAACATAAAAGGTCTAAAAAATTATGAATGCATAAATGAAGTTCTCTATTCTATTCTCTAAACGTTTTAATAAAAAGTTGCAATTTTTATGCAGTCGTGATTTTGAACAGTCTGCTTATGTTCAGAGTGGTGCTTAGTACTGCTTTCAGCATTATTTCCAAAACTTGCTTTCCTGCTTTTCCAAAGATGCATGTCATCTCCTTCTCCAGATCTTTGGACCACCCGCCCAGCACATCTATGATAAAATTGAGCTTAGTGACCTTGTACCCTGGGCATAGTCTTGATAACTCCAGTCTCAGCGGCCCATGTCTTTCTTCGCGCGGTTGTCCACTCAATGGCAGCTCATTTCCACCATGAGTACTTTCTTGGCTTTGTGGTCAACAAAACGCGTGTCAACTCGGTTTTCTCGAGCTAacgtattattattattattattattattattattattatcactattagCACtacttttattatcattataatattattatcaatGTCATTATTTTTACGGATTTGTAGGGTGCACGTCTTAATATGTGGACTAAGTTCTTCAGTGAGAGCAACAAAGTTGTTTTAAGATTTAAAGTTTTCACATACGCTTATTATAGGTCCAGACCACACTAATCCAGGAGAGCGTTTCAGTGAACTTTTCTGCTCGGCCTACCTTCCAAATAACCCCGCTGGATTAGAGGTGTGTAACCTGCTGAGACGGGCATTTAATGGACGTCTGATATTTACTATCGGAAGAAGTCCTACTACTGGGGAGAATAACAAGATTGTGTTGAACGATATCGAACTGAAAACAAGTCCAATCGGTGGTCCAGCCAAGTAAGTTAGCTTTTCCAACTGTAAAACTTACTGACTTACGCGTTCTAAACGTACATTTCTGAAACAAGCTCGTCATTGGTTTCGGGAACACACAATTCATTTCCCGAAATATTCGCTctactattttcatttttgacgTTATAGTCAGGTAATACATACCTATACTGCCGAAAGAGATCTTcctattaattttttgtttccc
This region of Pocillopora verrucosa isolate sample1 chromosome 3, ASM3666991v2, whole genome shotgun sequence genomic DNA includes:
- the LOC131787802 gene encoding uncharacterized protein, which codes for MDIKLGRPLPSKSTLYQAPSFSFQEPKASSKVSILESSSYGLDFSKMSPIIIDVRRKKNELNLLLMSEEEAKRSIVVSKIPTTTSAESVVIHFQKAGNGGGEIDRIHVSKDGIAVITFEKSEVMATVLQESHTIEESSPQLKVSRFVPDYPVEVFQRVKARVDFSKFNISLETSHNALKVMKNNAKVECSSRPDSKDHYLVGTFDQINTAHNLLRDILKGGSEGRVGENQHADRKINFSETSEIEAANNDFDSFEVQPLIMKLLHRVYETRLKEIKDVHGVNIIWEENANLVQICPATTASETCHKGSEEFISLYQDLYPKTRREEIELEPSDSRELATEDIRNLEAENNVVIEMKENKLVVYAEETNISVAVQTLKKTLGLLPGNRKGTRRGLRNTKSRSFQNTPSAQVLSQDLMNGVKLSLYQSDITDEIVDAIVNAANEWLSHGGGVAAAIVRKGGRIIQEESDGVMAQRSRCPLRVGDAVHTGAGTLPCKFVIHTVGPRWDDFDKDRRVSLLRLACIKSLCLAAQLELCSIALPPISSGIFGMPKDICAQVMFAAVEEFSCSIEAEFSTLREIRIVIIDDETINVFYEEFLKRYTSQVTTQTNTVRNEGEPQSPSNISSNVNKPPLPSETRSEDSHEGHAKENNEAKFPQGDQPNKGNSHPSDQISKAFEEDNKSELHTSTGIEALNVEIPTHGVDSEQGSKTPEISKEESANTTSKPSMGKGKSHLAIRFPDKLGEKGKPKAEADTWNIEHDTNVGNDSTNAFSSGMAVTEEGKRLGEAVSEAVSEDSNANHPSPTDKETGKEVDESGNQTLTPRNQSEEEEPPARRPNSNQEEISGFKLSHNGSMTDPNRNCDGSTEESLSGGKQPQNDENTHIHRPEDEQRDAEMDMEVEQSISDEKQNDVTQPQNALASGQSLDISGRQTIQERQDPGGGDIHASGRRAGPDPALLLKMTKQPDMSFRDCALCMNQHRNPVYGRQCGHYFCKNCISCVIEKIGICPQCSQEKLFPGNQPVGYMAWRTDSQHSLPGYEGCGIVVLTFNFQGGIQGPDHTNPGERFSELFCSAYLPNNPAGLEVCNLLRRAFNGRLIFTIGRSPTTGENNKIVLNDIELKTSPIGGPAKCGYPDPSYLDRVKKQLADKGITPLHRQTFVYLAKEDLIVNYKKEVFDKHFWILLTPSKVLTAKVAWAQIYTSASDYTFVLVAMAAQCRSFFDDVRKELECCVCQEQFDQNNEPKILKCLHTFCKSCLERWLRQQGGKQLSCPTCRQITECPNNNISSLPSNLFYKQMVGIVEAYRGKGREDSPQCGNCDQQRSLKFYCSDCNCFLCEECSMAHKKLKVLSGHHVKEIGNFVSSDAQDYARKLNVCKEHKKKVRFYCDQCVTCICRDCAILEHRDHNFVSIDKGLDKKRSEIEVKMGDVLANGSKLRKEKEFLKAQTVRMSKSIEKAKDEVHRVAERNIALIRQHESSVTEQLISQKDVFEAEFSNAVFRMDERLTEIKSGLEFCNDILRRNNLPEILNVEEILEQRFKELSRPSDVNMKPNCSEVKYVSNDLFSLKESPGKVMTTKTVPSLSEAEGAGLTEGTQGEDCEFTVITKDSRGSKTHSEIDEILVDITSLQMGTALQVNVTDSNNGCYTVSYKPGTAGDFNVSVRVADEPIKGSPFQLKVEKKIRKLKDHQPFGLIEEGKTCQVCYYNVVPFFQLQCGHCKYCKGCKEKLLGEYDIFCYICKRKVLFLGNQPTGHMTCRRDSGPSLPGYEAFETIVLGFNFDRGIQGEEHPNPGVPYLGLFCSAYLPRNQEGQTLCELLRRAFDARLLFTIGADNTILFNDIELKTSRSGGPFKCGYPDSGYLDRLKNQLALKGVK